In Bacteroidales bacterium, the genomic stretch TTTATATACTCTTTATCTACAACTCCGTTCTTCCCGGGGATAGGTGTCTTCCCCTCTTCTGGTCGGTAATATGTTACTTGATAGTTCTTGATTGTTTCGGGGTTGTTGTATTCGCTTCCTGCAAGTTCGTACCACTCATCATCGGCAATGCCGTTGTTGTTGCGGTCTAACGAAACTGATACAATGCCACACTCTGAACTTCCTGTAAAGGCGTTACTACCTAAAAAGAAATCTTTTTCTCCTTTGCGGTTTATTATGGTGTGGTCAAACCCTACAACTATATATCCTCCAAATGAGCCGAGCGAAACCATACTGCCGTTTAGAAGATATTGTTCTGTTTTTTGTCGGGTAATCTCTTTTGTGTCTCCCTCTTCATATTCGGGCAGGTCGTTTATGAATTGTCCCGGTGCCGGATTAAATTCTAAAACTTTCGACATTTTTGCTTTGTACTCAACCTCTTCGGGTAGGACCACTATTGCAGAGGTTTGTATAATCTGCTCCCCGTCGTCCTCTATTGTGAGGATTAGTGAGTAATTTCCGCTCTTCTCGGCAACAAATATGCACTCTCTATCCTCTGATAGTAGTGTTACCTCTCCGCTTTCAGAT encodes the following:
- a CDS encoding cell surface protein, which codes for MKRIHFITTILSAILLIGCHNGPDITSIGVDDNYSVPRLQKLALATGARGDSFKWEIISESGEVTLLSEDRECIFVAEKSGNYSLILTIEDDGEQIIQTSAIVVLPEEVEYKAKMSKVLEFNPAPGQFINDLPEYEEGDTKEITRQKTEQYLLNGSMVSLGSFGGYIVVGFDHTIINRKGEKDFFLGSNAFTGSSECGIVSVSLDRNNNGIADDEWYELAGSEYNNPETIKNYQVTYYRPEEGKTPIPGKNGVVDKEYIKWSDNMGGEGFIEQNNFTNHSLEYWPQWSNAKELTFTSTLLPENYTIKSNGQYFLDKYAWGYADNYPNRDKENNSFDISWAVNSNGEKVELIGIDFIKVTTGLLQNCGQIGESSTEFIGAEDLNL